The region TCATATTTTCTACTTACTTCCGTATGAATTAATTCATCTTTTTTGAAATGAAACTCCTTATCTACTTCTTCGATATAGACCGATTGATTCTTGGAGCTTTTGATATAACTTTTGGCAATACCTTCTTTCTCATTATATGTCGCTAAATGAGAAAAGTCTTTTAATTTGAAATTACCACCCAGTTCTTTATTGATACGGTGTAATAAGTTTAGGTTAAACTCTGCAGTGATTCCTTTATTATCACTGTAGGCAGGTAGAACAATATTTTCAGACTTAATTAAATCTAGACCTAATAAAATACTATCACCAGAGTTCATTACATGATGAAGTTGTCCGATAAACCCTTTTGCTTGTTCATCTGTCATATTCCCCAAATTTGAACCTAGGAATAAAATGAGCTTTCTTTTATCTGTCTTAAAATCTTTGATCATTTTGAAATAATCACCGCAAATACCTTTTACCTTGAGAGCAGGAAGCCATTCATTCATTTTATCAGTGATATCAATAATCGCTTGTTGACTGATATCAATAGGTCTGTAAGTGATCTGATTGAAATCAAAGTTTCTAAGAAGTTCCTTGGTTTTTATACCATCACCAGCGCCTAGTTCAATAATTTCTAATTCACCATCATCAAATATCTCGGCAATATTTTTCCCTTGTGATTGCAAAATTTCCATTTCACAGTCGGTTAAGTAGTATTCGTCCAACTTCATGATTTGACGGAAAAGGGCTTCACCTTTTTTATCGTAGAAATACATTGAAGATAAAAACTTCTTATCATCTGAAAGCCCTTTTTCTACATGTTGAGCAAATAATGTTTTTTCACTGATCATAATTCTGATAATTAATCGTTAAAGAGATTTAGCTAGACGAATACCTGCGTATTGCC is a window of Flammeovirga agarivorans DNA encoding:
- the egtD gene encoding L-histidine N(alpha)-methyltransferase; protein product: MISEKTLFAQHVEKGLSDDKKFLSSMYFYDKKGEALFRQIMKLDEYYLTDCEMEILQSQGKNIAEIFDDGELEIIELGAGDGIKTKELLRNFDFNQITYRPIDISQQAIIDITDKMNEWLPALKVKGICGDYFKMIKDFKTDKRKLILFLGSNLGNMTDEQAKGFIGQLHHVMNSGDSILLGLDLIKSENIVLPAYSDNKGITAEFNLNLLHRINKELGGNFKLKDFSHLATYNEKEGIAKSYIKSSKNQSVYIEEVDKEFHFKKDELIHTEVSRKYDLDIIRNIIEGTSFQLKHQFTDHKHYFTDLILTKSN